From the genome of Drosophila melanogaster chromosome 2L, one region includes:
- the CG18420 gene encoding uncharacterized protein: MEIVVIGMASILLLLTVFPLLGSTQFLDSECGTRSPLKLGPRIVNGKVAVRNSSPWMAFLHTSSNQFICGGTLISRRLVLTAAHCFIPNTTIVVRLGEYNRKLKGYREEHQVNRTFQHRFYDPNTHANDIALLRLVSNVVYKANIRPICIMWDASWKHHIDSIKVLTGTGWGRTESMHDSSELRTLDISRQPSKMCAFGSVLSNQFCAGNWNSNLCIGDTGGPVGAMVRYRNAFRFVQVGIAITNKRCQRPSVFTDVMSHIEFIRRIFLTQNGNDRNQPTPKPDKEPEFDWNNPYPILW, from the exons ATGGAGATCGTTGTAATCGGAATGGCATCCATTCTGCTGCTATTGACAGTTTTTCCTCTCCTTGGATCAACGCAATTTCTTGATTCGGAATGTGGTACACGGTCTCCGTTGAAGCTAGGACCTCGCATAGTTAACGGCAAAGTCGCGGTTAGAAACTCTAGTCCTTGGATGGCTTTTTTGCATACTTCGAGTAATCAATTCATTTGCGGCGGAACTCTTATATCTCGCA gacTGGTACTAACTGCAGCTCACTGCTTTATTCCGAATACCACAAT CGTTGTTCGTCTGGGCGAGTATAATAGAAAGCTAAAAGGATATCGAGAAGAGCATCAAGTGAATAGGACCTTTCAACATCGCTTTTACGATCCAAACACGCATGCCAATGATATAGCCCTACTGCGACTGGTGTCCAATGTAGTTTATAAAG CGAACATCAGGCCTATTTGCATTATGTGGGATGCGTCGTGGAAACATCATATCGATAGCATTAAAGTGTTAACTGGTACTGGATGGGGACGAACTGAATCGATGCATGACAGCAGTGAGCTCAGGACACTGGACATTTCGCGACAGCCTTCAAAAATGTGCGCTTTTGGCAGCGTTTTGAGCAATCAGTTTTGTGCCGGAAATTGGAACAGCAATCTTTGCATCGGCGATACTGGTGGTCCTGTGGGAGCAATGGTTCGATATAGAAATGCATTCCGCTTTGTTCAAGTAGGTATCGCCATTACTAACAAAAGGTGCCAGAGACCAAGTGTATTCACTGATGTCATGAGCCATATCGAATTTATCCGTCGTATATTTTTGACGCAAAACGGCAACGATAGGAACCAACCGACACCAAAGCCAGATAAAGAGCCGGAATTCGATTGGAATAATCCTTATCCTATACTCTGGTAG
- the CG33308 gene encoding uncharacterized protein yields MSKTNETCINGDIALEKEESLIDISSSSLEAQPNLSTSELETIVRNAVKQIPTPPNYVDVTVNSIANAILPKILNKYDTIEMKVENIQKSLDTYSRQAEAVDQDIAEIFLDLHTIYNRIEKLDKSGSKLCSAKKAILLRHVKKSEDLLNQSRHYLTNDPKELSAHLVGPPTEVPSIQKEHTANSDGRTTGSI; encoded by the exons ATGTCGAAAACAAATGAAACTTGTATAAATGGTGACATCGCGCTGGAGAAAGAAGAATCACTTATCGATATTAGTAGCAGTTCTCTGGAGGCTCAGCCAAATTTAAGCACTTCGGAATTGGAGACAATTGTGAGAAACGCCGTTAAACAGATTCCAACACCTCCAAACTATGTCGACGTAACTGTGAATAGCATTGCAAATGCTATTCTGcccaaaatattaaacaaatatgaTACGATCGAAATGAAGGTTGAGAATATCCAAAAATCCCTGGACACTTATAGTCGGCAAGCGGAAGCAGTGGATCAAGACATAGCTGAAATATTTTTGGATTTGCACACTATTTATAATAGGATCGAAAAACTCGATAAAAGTGGCAGTAAGTTATGCAGCGCGAAAAAGGCAATTTTATTAAGACATGTTAAGAAGTCTGAAGACTTACTGAACCAGTCGCGCCATTATCTCACAAACGATCCCAAAGAGTTGAGTGCCCATCTTGTTGGTCCACCAACGGAAGTCCCATCGATTCAAAAG GAGCACACAGCAAACTCGGACGGCAGGACGACAGGAAGTATCTAA
- the CG33309 gene encoding uncharacterized protein produces the protein MPIIANETIRNRKEVNGQITKQTPTCNVSHGLGRKKSLTGVCQKVKNVKNYKLSEEGATTWLNCHSQTIGVQKKHIRDLGIDVNNFFEGPVMKNRSKPLTQKRNILDTRYESKLRNDTNASGGDNNIVTQQQPLKIFCLDNKVQILLNPEIVKPIDKGILDKLRISPRRANQSRSCRVQKSNDSNLSKPLYSTTKRRRAMRMSKKDVEYDNITLCNFGDIIPRNYPMYNDSEKCYSSDTGSDGTITESSVIDNNDIFTSDEDVQSLTGYESGISTEGEDQQKVKILNSVKEAEKEIHGHKADELTGHSKEDERLLPENYLIVDNDLKNDQQYDEYIKCIDKLFREFNPTRKVRQAYVTILQIATPRWTHLDASLLTTILLSCDKQLKNQVNHIWMVHQPCVYILHVTRPSQHHSFATHLHLDYLIRPGEWNNYDDLHPTLVVQVPLTSLGYNEDKESQYIEQNQEAMFADRSNHTSPIEVNHYRQLLNNIYRRRILLETRRFEDEMGNANGGRKCVIFELCTMCNICSAIAISTSFLSFQNIYSERPKSLTFWQKILLCFGIDIFDNFNYIF, from the exons aTGCCG ATAATAGCCAACGAGACAATAAGGAACAGAAAAGAGGTCAACGGTCAAATAACTAAGCAAACACCCACTTGCAATGTAAGCCATGGTCTAGGTCGAAAGAAATCGCTGACTGGCGTCTGCCAGAAAgtaaaaaatgtcaaaaactaTAAACTTAGCGAGGAAGGTGCAACGACTTGGCTTAATTGCCATAGTCAAACTATTGGCGTACAGAAAAAACACATCAGGGATTTGGGAATAGAcgtaaataatttttttgaagGACCGGTCATGAAAAATCGTTCGAAACCTTTAACCcagaaaagaaatattttagataCACGATATGAATCGAAGTTGCGCAATGACACCAATGCTTCTGGAGGTGATAATAATATAGTAACTCAGCAACAacctttaaaaatattctgCCTCGATAATAAGGTACAAATTCTATTGAATCCCGAGATAGTTAAACCGATAGATAAAGGCATTCTAGACAAGTTAAGGATATCGCCGCGACGCGCCAATCAGTCCCGAAGTTGCCGAGTTCAGAAGAGTAACGATAGTAATTTATCGAAACCTTTATATAGCACAACCAAAAGAAGAAGAGCAATGAGGATGTCTAAGAAAGATGTTGAATATGATAATATAACATTGTGCAACTTCGGAGACATAATACCCAGGAATTATCCAATGTATAATGACAGTGAAAAATGCTATAGCTCTGACACTGGCAGCGATGGCACGATAACAGAAAGCAGTGTAATAGATAATAACGATATATTTACTTCTGATGAAGACGTTCAAAGTCTGACAGGGTATGAATCGGGTATATCCACAGAAGGTGAAGATCAACAGAAGGTGAAGATCTTAAATTCAGTGAAAGAAGCAGAAAAAGAGATCCATGGACATAAGGCAGATGAATTGACAGGACACTCAAAAGAAGACGAGAGACTGCTTCCGGAAAATTACTTGATTGTTGACAACGATTTAAAAAATGATCAACAGTATGACGAATACATCAAATGCATCGATAAACTATTCCGTGAGTTCAATCCAACTAGGAAGGTACGACAAGCATATGTGACCATTTTGCAAATTGCTACCCCTCGTTGGACTCACTTGGATGCCTCACTTTTGACGACAATTCTATTAAGCTGTGATAAACAGTTGAAAAACCAGGTCAATCATATTTGGATGGTGCATCAACCATGTGTGTACATTTTGCATGTTACTCGCCCTAGTCAGCATCACTCTTTTGCAACACATCTGCATTTGGATTACCTTATTCGTCCAGGAGAGTGGAACAACTATGATGATCTCCATCCAACTCTAGTGGTTCAAGTGCCGTTAACTTCGCTTGGATATAACGAAGACAAGGAATCGCAATACATCGAACAGAACCAAGAGGCAATGTTTGCTGATAGGTCCAATCATACAAGCCCCATAGAAGTGAACCACTATAGGCAGTTATTGAATAATATTTACCGCAGAAGAATATTGCTTGAAACTCGGCGGTTTGAAGACGAAATGGGCAATGCAAATGGGGGGAGGAAATGTgttatttttgaattgtgCACAATGTGTAATATTTGCAGTGCAATTGCCATCTCCACTTCGTTCTTGAgctttcaaaatatatattctgaGCGACCGAAGTCTctaacattttggcagaaaaTTTTGCTATGTTTTGGTATCGATATATTTGataatttcaattacattttttaa